The Mercurialis annua linkage group LG8, ddMerAnnu1.2, whole genome shotgun sequence genome window below encodes:
- the LOC126660849 gene encoding ABC transporter I family member 6, chloroplastic, whose product MASVLRSSPCLQFKSQSHLFTQPIGRRSSLRLALSAPDTRTAAVVGRDSEQQPLLVVKDLTAVIAESKQEILKGVNLVVRQGEIHAIMGKNGSGKSTFSKVLVGHPDYEVTGGSVVFKGEDLLEKEADERSLAGLFMSFQSPVEIPGVTNIDFLNMAFNARRRKLGLPELGPLEFYGYLATKLEHVNMNTDFLNRNVNEGFSGGERKRNEILQLAVLGADLAILDEIDSGLDIDALKDVSNVVNTFLGPQNSVLMITHYLRLLEFIQPTHIHIMEDGRIVRTGDISIAKVLEKEGYKAISPQ is encoded by the exons ATGGCTTCTGTGCTGCGTTCTTCTCCCTGTCTTCAATTCAAATCACAATCTCACTTATTTACTCAACCCATTGGCCGCCGCAGCTCTCTCCGTCTAGCTCTCTCTGCGCCTGACACCCGAACCGCCGCTGTGGTGGGGCGTGATTCAGAGCAGCAACCGTTACTCGTGGTCAAAGATTTAACGGCGGTTATTGCCGAATCAAAGCAGGAGATTCTCAAGGGTGTTAATCTTGTGGTCCGTCAAGGAGAG ATTCATGCGATTATGGGAAAAAATGGTTCTGGAAAGAGCACCTTTTCTAAG GTTCTTGTTGGACATCCAGATTATGAAGTGACGGGAGGAAGTGTTGTGTTTAAAGGGGAAGACTTGCTTGAGAAGGAGGCGGACGAAAGGTCTCTGGCTGGCCTTTTTATGAGCTTCCAATCCCCAGTTGAGATACCAGGGGTCACCAATATCGACTTTCTTAATATGGCTTTTAATGCTCGAAGAAGGAAGCTTGGTCTGCCGGAGCTTGGTCCTCTGGAGTTCTATGGCTATCTAGCTACCAAACTCGAGCATGTCAACATGAACACCGACTTTCTAAACAGAAATGTTAATGAAGGATTTAGTGGCGGTGAAAGGAAGCGCAATGAGATTTTACAACTTGCG GTTCTCGGTGCAGACTTGGCAATTTTAGATGAAATTGATTCAGGATTGGATATTGATGCACTTAAAGATGTTTCCAACGTGGTGAATACATTTTTGGGACCACAAAACTCTGTTTTGATGATAACCCATTACTTACGCCTTTTGGAATTTATTCAGCCTACGCACATTCATATCATG GAGGATGGGCGAATTGTAAGGACGGGGGATATCTCAATAGCAAAGGTTCTTGAAAAGGAAGGTTATAAAGCAATCTCTCCCCAATAA